The following coding sequences are from one Chitinivibrionia bacterium window:
- the bioA gene encoding adenosylmethionine--8-amino-7-oxononanoate transaminase: MDLEFDRKHLWHPYTSAISPDIAYPVISASGCKLTFADGRKVIDGMASWWAAIHGYSHPILVEAIQKQAANLSHVMFGGLTHEPAINAGKKLLSLLPAEFSKIFFADSGSVAVEVAMKTAIQCARKTKFLSLKNAYHGDTAGAMSVCDPINGMHSFFGNALPKQFFAETNEKDIREILQKNSKDIAAVIVEPIVQGAGGMKFYSPQLLKKIRELCDEFDVLMIADEIATGFGRTGKMFAIEHADIVPDIICVGKALTGGMLTLSAMICTEKVAQGACKNGMPLMHGPTFMANPLACAAALANLNLLTSWDWQKKVLFIEKYLKENLMPLRENEKVADVRVIGAIGVVEMKEKINVAQFQADCIERGAWLRPFGKLAYIMPPYIIEEEELKTLVEAIAFAAR; encoded by the coding sequence ATGGATTTGGAATTCGACCGCAAACACCTCTGGCACCCATATACGTCTGCAATTTCTCCCGACATTGCCTATCCCGTGATTTCGGCGAGCGGCTGTAAATTAACCTTTGCGGACGGTCGCAAAGTCATCGACGGAATGGCTTCGTGGTGGGCGGCAATTCACGGATATTCGCATCCGATTTTGGTGGAGGCAATACAAAAGCAAGCGGCAAACTTGAGCCACGTAATGTTCGGCGGCTTAACACACGAGCCCGCCATAAACGCAGGCAAAAAACTTTTATCGCTCTTGCCCGCCGAATTCAGCAAGATATTTTTTGCCGACAGCGGCTCGGTTGCCGTCGAAGTTGCAATGAAAACGGCTATTCAATGCGCGCGCAAAACAAAATTTCTTTCGCTGAAAAACGCCTATCACGGCGACACGGCAGGCGCAATGTCTGTTTGCGACCCGATTAACGGAATGCACTCTTTTTTCGGAAACGCGCTCCCTAAACAATTTTTTGCCGAAACAAATGAAAAAGATATTCGCGAAATTTTGCAGAAAAACAGCAAAGATATAGCCGCCGTAATAGTAGAGCCAATAGTTCAGGGCGCAGGCGGAATGAAGTTTTATTCTCCGCAACTTCTTAAAAAAATCCGCGAATTATGCGACGAATTCGACGTCCTTATGATTGCCGACGAAATAGCCACAGGATTTGGGCGCACAGGAAAAATGTTTGCGATAGAACACGCTGATATTGTTCCCGATATTATTTGCGTAGGCAAGGCGCTTACAGGCGGAATGCTCACTCTTTCCGCAATGATTTGCACAGAAAAAGTCGCGCAGGGAGCCTGTAAAAACGGTATGCCTTTAATGCACGGTCCCACCTTTATGGCAAATCCGCTCGCCTGTGCCGCGGCGCTTGCAAATCTGAACTTACTCACCTCGTGGGATTGGCAGAAAAAAGTGCTGTTTATAGAAAAATACCTGAAAGAAAACTTAATGCCGCTCAGAGAAAATGAAAAAGTCGCCGATGTCCGTGTAATCGGTGCAATAGGCGTAGTTGAAATGAAAGAGAAAATAAATGTCGCACAGTTTCAGGCAGATTGCATAGAGCGCGGCGCTTGGCTTCGACCTTTCGGAAAACTTGCCTACATAATGCCGCCTTATATTATTGAAGAGGAAGAACTTAAAACTTTAGTCGAAGCAATCGCTTTTGCCGCTCGTTAA